In Temnothorax longispinosus isolate EJ_2023e chromosome 2, Tlon_JGU_v1, whole genome shotgun sequence, one DNA window encodes the following:
- the Gp210 gene encoding nuclear pore membrane glycoprotein 210, producing MFGSTTLRRAVLLVVLVATFHAATVSATHRLNVPRILLPVFNNFAVNFTLEVTDGSCYKWSTSRLDIIQLIPINENFDRTCSPAILIQTITRELTRNTVIVLAEDINTGHFLRCDVIVDAIFSLNLITTTRELYIEDIPEAFEVRAYDEHGNEFTTLAGIEFVWTIGDADKHVSSDGKFASNVLRFMTYEESQYERPVSIATLDSVGKRGHIILIQGVRTGTAKVSVRLPHSEYKYVPSIELELVVIANLIIIPPEITIMAQDSFRYKIMHTRQGRLEEISLPLSQYYLEAEYPDILEIDNDHDFAYGRTLGRTKVFLHDKNVREEYPVVLPSAIVNVHEVAYISLSVLPNRNWGLVLGHAHEIVVELYDSKDHKFHIGEGVEVSMKMDEQYLEPKSITQNGTYAVVIPITCGTTIVEATLRGIIDERGKRITFEPQLSTRVELTTHTPVKVQPRVLAVPWDVVNKSRFDIMLKASGGDGSYVWSSRQPSILAVSQNGGIRILSAGTAEVVVTMARNQYNRDTAKIHVLSPVKLKIVDYNMEAAIGEPIHLHVALFGILLNGSDAKEIPFSDCKDLDFEVHIPDVNFVRSYDKNVQPIGVACAVITVTNYRYVGTSDVTVAYNANNNDVIDHYLTDNVTVSAYEPLTAIHPGSKETLLAVGSSRYVVFKGGPLPWTNKSQDYSREIQLSNEEIAEVAEYEDTLSGPFDRTVFKVICKALGKTALTYTVSNVPLFSNCRHTHASETIEIVCGKPRYIYLQPEFKGAHDKNCPIGQNTDKIIAHSDKRLKIAVIVKDEDGRRFDNITSLNIEWNLKPSGSGTVEIQSSTMEETWTDMDVILPKSHYQNIIFKKHHGVLTIFATVTGYQKLVLNRLKLTPEWPPFPVENERGGVETPLIEASIEATLVNDTVISPSKLIILNDSSMKSYLQVSQGSGYYEFILSSKDIADIRYMDTTRTISVTPKKPGELHIALMDLCLPSKLAEVHVEVQQLAAIEVDTVDKIEKGKCVTAALRLYDTNDHVVKLPSLGALEFHAEIDNEHIEIKQLPATEQDVAPYERILYKIHGLSEGESQLTFVKTGDREIRSEPVTVQVFVPLRVQPRNLTILIGTIYQMQTVGGPPNAEIEFTTESGDILRVDRNGILEGKSAGWTGIHVRAVGLDAKGNKVVYSEDRADIYVLHLEGVKISTPVNRVRAGATFPLWAFGIPDYLTPLIIGSMQLQLSFAWSSSDPGLLTLHNMYEGTGINIRYQNQVSLRARAVSPGVATIYLNATVPCNMLSSYSKNDIIYTTFVKIEIFEELRLTEPPSSGNSISTLLMSPNSVLRLQTNRDRHGTTTYRILSGTHGDEFEDPRALTPAAKAVTVEKNGIVRSGENYGQTIISVTNTEAYNLRQSLTVVVEVKPIHYMMLSLKSKLRIRNGEELNMLPKGMELDYIVEYYDNVGNKFHAAETNVKAMLNRADLASFTAGAGNVITARFLENGELVIKTFNEKHPNGMFDYVHMMIGDIIFPTKTTLTIGDIICFSMPLLSSDGDPGYWQSSAPEILSVDPLTGIGRARNVGHAVIKHSLATHVQSEIEVNVLPVARVSIVPLRGRNITGTEIFSVPLVLKSKDEEIKENNVLARGLGGCRTLSSFALNTFPYACNIQFVSSSSSIGVKDLFVVKPRFDIVTGFYYCDIIPMSSPTIAASVLESRIQISVQSRDIESAALELAYLPPVYVDAKEITFVTTQSVGGVLSTSFEVYGLSSVLQYLNIAVPDGVAVTWQYVSKSTIQYRLRLMHNQDEIQGQKMFISNDLTKQNISLHIRVARYSQFIPMSGVQWVNYMYFHRYTLGTFAVIVITIFYVWKHKVAAVDLTVRNRGIFADKSPPMIRKTICTPCTTTPTTPTTPSPRTPPLRPFSAFESSVYGDPRSFGTPYIRRRDIC from the exons ATGTTCGGGTCGACGACACTTCGGAGAGCCGTGCTgctcgtcgtcctcgtcgccACGTTCCACGCCGCGACGGTCTCCGCGACGCACCGACTGAACGTGCCCCGCATCCTGTTGCCCGTGTTCAACAACTTCGCGGTGAATTTCACGCTGGAGGTGACGGACGGCAGTTGCTACAAATG GTCGACCTCACGGTTAGACATCATCCAGCTGATCCCCATAAACGAGAACTTCGACAGGACATGTTCGCCAGCGATATTGATTCAAACCATAACGAGAGAACTGACGAGAAATACCGTGATCGTTTTGGCGGAAGATATCAATACCGGCCACTTTCTGCGATGCGACGTTATAGTGGACGCAATTTTCTCACTGAATCTCATTACCACCACGAGAGAATTGTATATCGAGGATATACCTGAAGCGTTCGAGGTACGGGCGTACGATGAGCACGGAAACGAGTTTACGACTCTGGCGGGCATTGAATTCGTGTGGACTATCGGCGACGCCGACAAACACGTGTCGTCCGACGGCAAATTTGCGAGTAACGTGTTACGTTTCATGACCTACGAGGAGTCGCAGTACGAAAGACCCGTTAGTATAGCCACGTTGGACAGCGTCGGCAAAAGGGGTCACATTATTCTCATACAAGGTGTCAGGACCGGCACGGCTAAGGTATCCGTTAGACTGCCACATTCGGAGTACAAGTATGTCCCATCTATAGAGCTGGAGCTGGTCGTCATCGCCAATTTGATCATCATTCCACCAGAGATAACGATAATGGCACAGGACAGCTTTAGATACAAGATAATGCACACTCGTCAGGGTCGCCTGGAGGAGATCAGCCTGCCTTTGAGTCAGTATTACTTGGAGGCCGAGTATCCCGACATCCTGGAGATCGATAACGACCACGATTTCGCCTACGGGCGTACATTGGGACGTACGAAGGTGTTTCTACACGACAAGAATGTCCGCGAGGAGTATCCGGTTGTTCTACCATCCGCCATAGTTAACGTACACGAAGTCGCGTACATCTCCCTTTCCGTTTTGCCGAACAGAAACTGGGGATTGGTGTTGGGTCACGCTCACGAGATCGTCGTTGAACTCTACGACAGCAAAGATCATAAATTCCACATTGGAGAAGGCGTGGAAGTGTCCATGAAGATGGACGAGCAATATCTGGAGCCCAAGTCGATTACGCAAAACGGCACTTATGCCGTCGTGATACCGATCACTTGCGGGACGACGATCGTGGAGGCAACGCTACGCGGTATAATCGATGAACGTGGCAAAAGGATTACCTTCGAGCCTCAGCTCTCCACTAGGGTCGAACTCACGACACACACCCCGGTGAAGGTTCAACCTCGCGTCTTGGCTGTTCCATGGGACGTCGTGAACAAATCCAG ATTCGACATAATGTTGAAGGCGAGCGGGGGAGATGGGTCGTACGTTTGGTCCAGCAGACAACCGTCGATACTGGCCGTCTCGCAGAACGGCGGTATTAGAATTCTGTCAGCAGGTACGGCGGAGGTAGTCGTCACAATGGCGAGAAATCAATATAACAGAGACACGGCGAAGATACACGTATTGTCGCCTGTAAAGCTGAAAATTGTCGACTATAACATGGAGGCGGCCATAGGAGAACCCATTCATTTGCACGTTGCGTTATTTGGGATACTGCTCAACGGATCCGACGCCAAAGAAATACCTTTCAGCGATTGCAAGGATCTCGATTTCGAGGTGCATATCCCGGACGTGAACTTCGTGCGGAGTTACGATAAGAACGTTCAACCGATCGGCGTTGCGTGCGCCGTAATAACCGTGACAAATTATCGCTACGTCGGGACGTCCGACGTAACCGTTGCCTACAACGCGAACAACAACGACGTGATCGATCATTATTTGACAGATAACGTCACCGTGTCGGCATACGAACCACTCACGGCGATACACCCCGGGAGTAAGGAAACGTTACTTGCTGTGGGATCCTCGAGGTACGTGGTGTTCAAGGGCGGACCGCTGCCATGGACGAACAAGTCCCAAGATTACTCACGGGAGATACAACTGTCGAACGAGGAGATCGCCGAGGTGGCTGAATACGAGGACACGTTGAGCGGACCCTTTGACAGAACCGTGTTCAAGGTGATCTGCAAGGCGTTGGGCAAAACCGCTCTGACGTACACGGTGTCGAACGTCCCCCTGTTCTCGAACTGTCGGCACACTCACGCGTCGGAAACGATCGAGATCGTCTGCGGCAAGCCCAGGTACATTTACCTGCAGCCGGAATTCAAAGGGGCACACGACAAAAATTGTCCGATCGGTCAGAACACGGACAAGATAATCGCGCACAGCGATAAGCGTCTGAAGATCGCTGTAATCGTCAAGGACGAGGACGGTAGGCGGTTCGACAATATCACGAGCTTGAACATCGAGTGGAATCTGAAGCCGTCGGGCAGCGGCACCGTAGAAATCCAGTCCAGCACGATGGAGGAGACTTGGACGGACATGGACGTGATTCTGCCGAAGAGTCACTATCAAAATATCATCTTCAAGAAGCATCACGGCGTTCTCACGATATTCGCGACTGTGACCGGCTACCAGAAGCTTGTTCTAAATAGACTGAAACTCACGCCGGAGTGGCCACCGTTTCCCGTCGAGAATGAAAGAGGTGGAGTGGAGACGCCGCTGATAGAAGCCTCCATAGAGGCAACTCTGGTGAACGACACCGTCATCAGTCCCAGTAAATTGATAATTCTGAACGATTCGAGCATGAAGTCGTACTTGCAGGTCAGCCAAGGCTCCGGTTACTACGAGTTCATTCTCAGTTCGAAAGATATAGCGGATATTCGATACATGGACACGACGAGGACGATCAGCGTGACGCCGAAGAAGCCGGGTGAGCTTCATATAGCACTGATGGATCTCTGCCTACCCTCGAAGTTGGCGGAGGTGCACGTGGAGGTTCAACAACTCGCGGCAATCGAGGTGGACACCGTAGATAAGATTGAAAAGGGGAAATGCGTGACAGCCGCGTTGAGACTCTACGACACGAACGATCATGTTGTGAAACTGCCGTCTCTTGGCGCGCTAGAATTCCACGCTGAGATCGACAACGAGCATATCGAGATCAAGCAGTTGCCCGCAACCGAACAAGACGTCGCGCCCTACGAGCGAATCCTGTACAAAATTCACGGCTTGTCTGAGGGCGAAAGTCAGCTGACGTTCGTGAAGACAGGTGACCGTGAGATACGCAGCGAGCCGGTCACCGTGCAGGTGTTCGTCCCGCTGCGGGTGCAGCCGAGGAATCTGACGATACTGATCGGCACCATTTATCAGATGCAGACCGTCGGCGGTCCGCCTAACGCCGAGATCGAATTCACGACGGAGAGCGGCGATATCCTGCGCGTCGATCGCAACGGGATTCTCGAGGGGAAGTCGGCGGGCTGGACCGGGATTCACGTGCGCGCCGTTGGTCTCGACGCCAAAGGCAACAAGGTGGTCTACTCGGAGGATCGCGCCGATATATACGTGCTGCATCTCGAGGGAGTGAAGATCTCGACCCCGGTGAACAGGGTGAGAGCAGGCGCGACGTTTCCCCTCTGGGCATTCGGTATCCCCGATTATCTGACGCCCCTCATCATCGGTTCCATGCAGTTGCAGCTGAGTTTCGCGTGGTCGTCGAGCGATCCCGGTCTGTTGACTTTACACAACATGTACGAGGGCACCGGCATCAACATCAGATACCAGAATCAGGTGTCGCTGAGAGCCAGGGCTGTGAGCCCAGGTGTGGCGACGATCTACTTGAACGCCACCGTGCCCTGCAACATGCTGTCCAGTTACAGCAAGAACGACATCATATATACCACGTTCGTGAAGATCGAGATCTTCGAGGAGCTGCGCCTGACCGAGCCGCCATCGTCGGGAAACTCGATATCGACGCTACTGATGTCACCGAATTCCGTTCTACGGCTGCAAACCAATCGCGACCGGCACGGCACGACGACCTACAGGATCTTATCGGGCACGCACGGCGACGAATTCGAGGACCCGCGCGCCTTGACGCCCGCCGCGAAGGCCGTGACCGTGGAGAAGAACGGAATCGTGCGATCCGGTGAGAATTACGGTCAGACGATTATCTCCGTTACGAATACGGAAGCGTACAACTTGAGGCAATCGTTGACGGTGGTCGTCGAGGTCAAGCCTATTCATTACATGATGCTCTCCCTGAAATCCAAACTGCGCATACGGAACGGCGAGGAGCTGAACATGTTACCGAAGGGAATGGAGCTGGATTACATCGTTGAATATTACGACAATGTAGGAAACAAATTCCACGCTGCCGAGACGAACGTTAAGGCCATGCTGAATCGCGCCGATCTAGCGTCGTTCACCGCGGGCGCGGGTAACGTCATTACCGCCAGGTTCCTGGAAAACGGCGAGCTGGTCATCAAGACCTTCAACGAGAAACATCCCAATGGAATGTTCGACTACGTTCACATGATGATCGGCGATATCATATTTCCCACGAAGACCACCCTGACGATTGGCGATATAATATGCTTCTCCATGCCGCTTCTCTCGTCCGACGGTGATCCGGGATACTGGCAGTCCTCCGCGCCCGAGATATTGTCGGTGGATCCCCTCACGGGTATAGGTCGCGCCCGAAACGTCGGCCACGCCGTTATAAAACACAGCCTCGCGACACACGTACAGAGTGAGATAGAAGTCAACGTTTTACCAGTTGCACGg GTATCCATCGTTCCTTTGAGAGGAAGAAACATCACCGGCACGGAAATCTTCAGCGTTCCGCTCGTGCTGAAGAGTAAGGACGAGGAGATCAAGGAGAATAACGTGTTGGCTAGAGGCTTAGGCGGTTGTCGGACGTTATCGTCATTTGCATTGAACACGTTTCCCTACGCGTGTAACATCCAGTTCGTCTCGTCGAGTTCGTCGATCGGCGTGAAGGACTTGTTCGTCGTGAAGCCGCGATTCGATATCGTGACAG GCTTTTATTATTGCGACATCATACCAATGAGTTCTCCGACTATAGCCGCCAGTGTGTTGGAAAGCCGTATTCAAATTAGCGTCCAGAGCCGTGACATCGAGTCAGCAGCTCTGGAACTCGCTTATTTGCCACCTGTGTACGTCGACGCCAAGGAGATCACGTTTGTCACCACTCAAAGTGTTGGTGGTGTGCTGTCGACATCGTTTGAGGTGTATGGATTGTCGTCGGTGTTACAGTATCTCAAT aTCGCTGTACCGGATGGTGTGGCCGTCACTTGGCAATACGTCTCCAAATCTACAATACAGTACAGATTGCGTCTAATGCATAATCAGGACGAAATTCAGGGACAAAAAATGTTCATTTCTAACGATTTGACCAAGCAAAACATATCT CTTCACATACGCGTGGCAAGATACAGTCAATTCATCCCTATGTCCGGAGTACAATGGGTGAATTACATGTATTTCCACAGATACACGCTGGGAACATTCGCTGTTATTGTGATCACCATCTTTTATG TCTGGAAACACAAAGTGGCAGCTGTCGATTTAACAGTCAGGAATAGAGGTATTTTTG ctgACAAATCTCCGCCGATGATAAGGAAAACGATCTGTACTCCGTGTACAACTACTCCGACTACTCCCACGACTCCCAGCCCGCGAACTCCGCCGTTAAGGCCGTTTTCGGCGTTCGAATCGTCTGTTTACGGTGACCCGCGTAGTTTCGGCACACCGTATATCAGGAGGAGAGATATatgttag